A window of Plodia interpunctella isolate USDA-ARS_2022_Savannah chromosome 3, ilPloInte3.2, whole genome shotgun sequence genomic DNA:
cgtcaggcagaccGTCGGTTGTAATATAACAGCCAAATTCTCAGTTTCTATTTCCATGACCCCGGGTTTGAGACGTTACAGCCGCGAACGAAACCACCATCATGTGgcatcacagccccgaatgcaaccAGGAACGTGCGGATAAGAGAGAGAAATTGTGAATTCTAGTCTACAGCATGTCATGTGTACTCCTAGATTtctagcaaataaatatacttgaGAAAATAAAGCTTTTGCCCAACATTGTAACTGAGAGACATGATTAAatgttacctattttataaaaaaaacatcacattaaaaaaccaaaataaaattttggtttTAGTTTGCTGGCAATTAGGTGTTTTTTGTGCTTTCAGATTCGGCGGATGATAGGCACGTTGATGAGTGTTGGCATTGGAAAAATTCCTCCAGAGGAAGTGAAGGTGATGCTGCAGGTGCCTTCCAAGCACTCCTGGCACACTTTCACACAAAACTGTCCTCCCGATGGCTTGTATCTTTGTGACGTGGAATATAACCCTGAGGACCTAATATATAAGACAAAACTTGAAGGCGCAACAAATTTGCAGAGTGATATAGAAAGTGACAGTGAATAAAGATGAGTTTTCTTGAAAAGCTGAAGAAACAGAAGCAAAAATTGAAAGAGACAGAAACAGTAGTGACCAGTGTAGACGGACAAAGACGTGTGGAGAAAGGAGATGCTAAAACGATTTCTAGTCTAACTCCATGTCATGGGTTTGTGGTTGATACAAAACCTGACAATATTCCCATAGAGATTGTAGATCATTTGTTCATAGGCTCGCAAGATTGTACAGATAATAGTGTGTTGGAAGCAAACAATATAAGACATGTGCTTAGTTTAGGAATAAATGTAGATATAGACATTAATCATAAGTTTGTTGAATGCTTAGATCTTCCGGAAACGGATGTGACATCAATTTTGAAGGAATGCCTGCCATTTGTTCACGATGGCGTtagaaaaaaggaaaatgtcTTGGTTCATTGCAACGCGGGGGTGTCGAGGACCTCCCTGGTAGCGATAGCGTATTTGATGCACTACCACAATATGGAGTTTGAGGATGCGCACGCAGTCGTTAAAGAGAAACGACCGGCCATACAACCTAACGCGGGATTCAGAAAGCAATTGATGAATTTCAAACCTGGAAACATTATTAAGTAAGGAGTCCACCTTAACAGTGTTTGGGCCTGACTGTGGATATTTCAATGATGATAACTGGTGGACTGGGGAACAGTTTTAATTCCTCAGAATGAAGTAAAATACGAAGGAATAAAAACTAGATACCATACCATATTACGCACCATATTCCATACCCAATATGACTTCAGGCCAAgggaaatataataattacctatttaaaatacatcgCAATAAATTTGTCAGGCCAATCTTCGCGGACATCGCGCAGTACTatatttatcgcgaacaattGATGTGAAGGCTGAAGGTGGGCAAGCgggttttaaaaagtttttttttattgtaccagttttaaataaaaccaaaatgtTCATGAACAGActgatttatttgataataaataagcaaTATTAAGTACTGGGCCAAAGTACAATATAGTGATTGTTATAATAGATATTATCAAGTAGCACCATATTAATAACGTTTCTGAAACTAAATctaaacttaaacttaatcaacatgtataaaattttataaatatccttctgtacaataatattatatcgaGCCATTTGTATGCTTAACAAATGATATAAAagccaaattttaaatatttaaaggacaaaatttattgtcagGCTGGAAGATTGACGTACTATTATGTAATGTGTTTGTGAATACACAAATAACAATGacacattcataaaataacatattggCTCACAAACtgaatcaaatttattatatttacataaaaggaaattaaaaaattttaatgtttcacTAGGCGATTTTCAATTCAAGAACAGTTtgctgaaatattataaaatatactccGTCTAAAACAGTATCTTATTAcacaatagtaaaaaaaataaaatcaggcaataataaaatgtgcaAAATACGCATTAAATATTAACCTAAAAGCACCTACGCGTTAAATCCGCTCAAgcaaaatatagatttttgtcGAAGTCGTTAGATTTGGCGGGACAATTTAACAACAACGCTAAATAGTCatgtttcatatatttttggcCAACTTTTCATATACTCGTCTTTACGCCACATTTAGAATCATCCccgataaaataaacaaagcagtgcaatttaaaatatctcgcaaaaaaagtgtaaaaacttaaaacttaatattaaacCAATGAACACTAGGCATTTGGTGAGGGCGGAATCGAGAACATGTCCTCAGAACACAGGACATGGCAATAAAAGCGAAAAGTACACAaccatttacttttaaaaacaaaactacattatataattgtgctttattactagctgtgcctcgcggcttcgctctaGTAGAAATTTCAGAATGCTAGGATTGCCTTCCTCGTCAATGTATCATactaacaataattttacaaatagtaCCAGAGACTAGCGCGATCAAACAACATACAAATTCTTCATATCAGTATACATTAAGCTTAACTTTATGCAAAATGACAAGtaaataaaccattttttaatgaacacTTACGTCACTACATTAAAATCTACATTATAACTTTAAGCATAATGTCATTCTTGTAAATACAaccattttaaatgatattttttgagaccataattttttaaataccaaaaTTGTGTCTGTTGGACAGATGGGAATGCTAATTTAGAATCACAAGGTCTCTGGATTCAGTTTGACCAGTCATCAGTCTTCAAGAGCTCACGTGTTGTTAAAACCATTactgggtgaatttcacgtgCGTTTGAACGCGGGGCGTGTAGGGtttcattaaagaaatctgtcacaatttttttggaataaagaatctttttttaaattaaacatttataaaattaacattgtggcgtactatacttatttatataacagggaaatgaaattgattacagacagaccgcggcggagttcaaaccgctcgtgaaattcacaccctactacacaaataaatatatgtaatatgcaATTTCATTGTTAAAGCTGTTAAGACAATGCGCGCCTGAAAACGTTGGttttcttacaaaattaatCAGATGTAAACTCAAGAGGGGAAATAGTCTATTGATGACAATTTGTGTTTGTGTTGAAAAACCTTAAACTCATATAAAGAATTCATTGTACTTTATGTAACTCGTGCGAACTGCTTACTGacctaaatattattgtaataatacaataagGCACTTGCGTCTGcgtaaatatcaataatttaaaatgcaaacaatatttacacaacactcttcttatttttatataatataaaaattaagtacatcgataaacattttatatatagggGAATGTGATTGACATTATCACATGTTATTTATGAGCAGGGAAgtacataatacatttaataatagcaaaatcttttaaacactgccaaaaacaaatgatttttcattttctaagGAAATCTTGATCATCTTATCACTcgattcatattaaaaaaaatcgtgatttttttaatatatgctTGCTTATATCATATTGATAAACACATGTTTTCATCAACTGGATAAATTacacaacataaaatatatagttgcAGTATTGTCAACTAGCACATCACTAAATGTTAACTAATATACAAAACTGATCAAATGTATAATAACAAGTCTTAATTGTCAGTCGTTTGGTTatataaacttgtttaaaatTCAGTCAAGACTATAAGTTGGATAAaggttaatataaaatacctattaaatcTAACCTCGTTAGCTCTGTTGATTACTTGGTTTGGCAAAGGTTagcctataaatatattatgagaaCAACTTCTAGCAATAATCTCGTTATTTTGCAGGCAATTcgatttgtaataattagaCATTTATAAcacgtaatttttattattttcatgtcaTCGGATAAGGGTTTCAAATACACATAACATATGTTGTCCTTTAACCGTCACTTATTAAAAGTGGCAAAGCGCGGCGTGAACAAGCAATTAAGCATCTCGATGAATACCCTGGATAAAATCTCATTTAAATAGCCGAAACTTTCTGTCATACTGAACTCTGTCTAATAACTAAGGTTCAAATCTACCAGTCTTTCTTTTAAACTTTGAACTCTATTACAAGTGGCTAAGGTTGAAATTGATTCGAACTAGATGGATATTGGGTACTCAAAGTATATAGGTTAGGTACCTTTAGAATCCTTTCAGCGTTTGCCCTCTAGCGGGCAAGGAGTTAGCTTTGGCCGGGGCGTCCCTGGCGTGGGAGTGGGCCGCCGCGATGCTGAGGCACTGAGCCCACTGCTCCGCGTCTTTCCCATCCGTGGGCTTGAGGATGAGGGTCTGGTCTCCGGTGAAGATCTCGAAGGCTTTGGGGATGTTGCGCGCGCCGCGGGATACCTTCACTGAGCGGATCTGGCTGATGTCGATACTTTCGCTGCCGCTCTGAAGGAAATTACAATTACATCAGGACAAATATGAAAAATCCTTGTCGAacggttttaaaaatattagtaaaataaaaagatacgAATAGAAACatcaaaacacaaaattttaattgctgAACATGCAGTTTCTCATTTCAAATttctctaaataaaataaaaaaaaataacatgacaCAATTTCATTTCTGAACATGCAATTCATTTCTCATTTCAAAtgtctgtaaaaaataataataacaagacACATAAACATCTGTCAATTTCTGCACAGACCTTGCACGAGAGATGCGCGCCCGAGAGCGTGAAGTAGCGGGTCCTCCACCTGCGGAAGAGACGCCACCTGCCCTTCTTCTCCTTGAGCTGGCCCTCGATGACGGGGGCTCCGCCCGCCAGGAACCCCACCGCGCGCTCCGGGTGGTTGCACAGGAAGCAACCCCACGTCGCCTGACAAACAGTTTACATGTATCAAACAAAGTcccctgccgcgtctgtctgtctgtcggttcgcgataaactcaaaaactactgcacggattttatATACCGCAGAATAActcatgcgggcgaagccgcggacaaaagttagttcaaaattgattattatgaAGGTCTCATTTCCgagtaaatattcataaattatctACGCTGCGACTCTCTGGAATTTATAAGAGGATCTTCTAAATTGTATTTCGAATGTTgttcagaaataaattaaatcaaatgtttaaatttttttaaaacattttacaaaaatcagtTGAGATAATGAGTTTCGCGACTCTTGATTCAGATTAATCATatcttagaaaaaaaaatagcttaCCTGCGTGGGCGGCAATGTGGCGGTGTCAGAGTTGAGCTCGAACACGTCAAAGAACCCCGCCGAGCGCAGCTCATTCAGCAGCATCTCCTGCTCCTGTAGACAAGCAAATGTACAGAACAAGGTGAGAAACGCGAGTTTCTCATCGAGTTCCATATCTAGACCGCAcgtaatttacatttatcatTACCATATATCATTAGCTGTATTTAAGATTAACCATAGAAAGTTTCTCCGATGATAAATCAGTATCAATGGGATATTTTCAACTTTAAGCCACATAACCACCTGACGGCTTCCGAAAATATATGTCATACTTTTAGTCAAGATTTCTCGTCGAGAAACGTGTTATTTTCCCATTTAAGTATGTTATTGCAGGAATATTTCAGACTAGCCGATAGCTGATCACCAACTTGAGTGAGGTCTTTCATTCTTGAATTTAAGAATGGTTGAATGTAGCTACACTTGAAAACAAATCAGCAGGGCTAGCATGCGACCAAcgacaaaattttatcaaggTATTTTAACGATAAATAGTCGTTTTGTCTTCGTTGCTAACATGGCTGACAGTTCTGCATGACTATTTTATCGCCCACAGTTTGAGCTCACGACAAGGCTCACGATAACTActatttgataattatatatatatatatatatatatatatatatatatatatatatatatatatatataatatatatatatatatatatatataattatcaaatatatatatagcaaaatgtttattacacaACATATATTGGGCATAAATAATCAACCTGGTTTTTATTGCTGCGTtgttttctgaaaaaatgCAATGAACTTTTATTGGTAGTCTTGTGAACctcatacatacaattttccaTTGTTGTTTTTGCCATTAGATAATATTACGTACTTACCTTTTTGTCTCCATTTCTACTAATTACGAACtgcagtaaattattttaaataattcatttaaagcaaaccttcaagtaaaaacatatcactaattttgaaatttgaacaAATGTCATATGTCAACTGcatgtactttttaaaaaaataaggttgGGATATGAAATGTAATGAAATCGAACgtaaaattgaatgaataGAACGAAGGAAGTACCGATGTTGCCATACAAAAatagtatgttttataatatggctACATCGATTTGTCGTGTCGATATACGTTTATCGTGAAGACAAATTTTATCGATAAGTGATCCCACGTTAGGGAAAACGATATATTTCTCTTCGTCGACAAATTTTGTGTTCTCTATCGATAAATTTATCGACTTGTCGCATGCTAGCCCTGCAGAAGAGTATTATCTCGCTCTTAGCGCGAGAAATATGAGATGTTTTATAGggaaactagcttttgcctgcgacttcgtccGCGTTAATTTATCACGGAAACAGttgtttttccgggatgaattAAATTCCCTATGTCCCTCTTCATACTTTatattacatgtatgcaaaatctCAAGAAGCTAAGTTACTTTCGCATtcgtaatattagttaagattaggATATTAACCTAAACCAGTCATAAGACTCACTTTGACTCCAGGAAAGGCGCTGGTGACCAGCGTGAGAAACGTCTTGTTCTCGCACTTGAGTATGTCCCAGCAATGCTTGAGACTGGCGACGGAGGGGTCGCGCGAGGAGAGCGCGGCGTCGTGTCGCGCCTGCAGCGCCAGGAACATGAGATGTATCCAGACGCGCGGCGCGCGCGTGCGCAATGAGAACGCCGCGCGCGCGTACAGGCAGTGCGGCCCGCGGCGGCCGCACGCGAACTGCAGTCGCGCCTGCTTCTTCGACCGCCGCTCTGCACCATTACCAATCAGAATCGAACGTTGATCGAATCGgaaagatatgttttttttttaccttggATAATAAAcgctaaataacagtgaaaacttaCGTgacttaaaagaaaaaagcttAGAAAGCTTAgctttgttttgtactataTGTACTGATGAAATGACTGATTACAATTTCATATGTTTACATTCAAACGTATTGgcggtggtggtccagtgtTAAGAACGCCTGTAAACCCGATCTTTCGATCCCAGTTTGGAATCCTACTCAAGCcacattagtttgtataccaattggactcatatatatataaattaatgtggaCATTTTTGTACGTACACAACAGTACATTTTCCACTATGAGTTTCTCGCACAATTCCCTATTTTCTCACCTTCGATAGTACACTTAGCAGGCGGGGGCAACCTCAGCGACACGTTGTCCATGTACGCCTTGATCTTGTCCAAGTGTTTCTCGCAGAAGTGCTGCACAGTGTCCCTCATGGGGTAGGGCTCGAAGACGGACATCCGGTGGTTGGGGTTCGAGTTGCTCGAGTTGATCATTGTCACGCTAGTATTGTTGGCGCGCCGTGACGTCACTGTTACTGGACCTGTGGATAGATTAGTCAGTTTCATTCTTTAACTTCATCATAACTtactatttataacaaaatcctacataaatttataaaacacaacgtcattttgacatttatttaagtGCATTTTACATATggactaataaataatttatttaaattaatttatataatatacaaaattattgaaatcagCTTTAAAATATCCGTGTGAAGAATTTTACATCATGATTCTACATCAATTTAATTGCAGCGTCGAATCCGAGGTTATTGACACTTCAAACAATTGTCAGCCTTATCGAAATAGACATAAGAGCCAGTATTATTTGTCCCACAACTTCACGTTCCTGCCGTCGCTTAACCTGTTCTGCAACTCTGATCGCCTAGTACTTTTGACGTGGGGGaaactttaaaaacaatatatttgtcACATACCTGATATAGAAACTGGATTATTGTTGGTACTGTTAGGCGCCGGCGCAGCTGTGATGGTGACGTGGCCCAGCGACGACTGCTGTATGGAGACGGAGGACGCGAGGGCATCCGAGGACTTGCCCGGGAGTGGGTTCACGGAGATGGCCTGCGTCTGCAGCGCCGGGCCCGGGGCTGCGGGCACCGTGCTCTGAGGTAACCatatatatcttattatataataagtcacaatataattaagagtacATTTTATACGCTACTAGCTGCGCCGCGGGGCTTcggtcccgtgggaatttcgggataaaaagtaccctatctgttattccaggttattatttacccgtgtaccaaatttcataataatcggtccagtagataatgcatgaaaaacaaacaaacaaacaaaaaacaaacaaacaaacaaacaaacaaacaaacaaacaaacaaacaaacaaacaaacaaacaaacaaacaaacaaacaaacaaacaaacaaacaaacaaacaaacaaacaaacaaacaaacaaacaaacttactttcgcatttatgatattagttgggatgggATTAACTGCACGATTACCAATAATgaatgcgaaaatctgtccgtgtaattaattattaattaatgacccgaggtcaaacataggcagACAGAGCTGCATATATAAGATACTAACAGTGTTGTTACCGGCGACGACGATGTTCTGGCGATGATGCCGGCGGGTGGTGGTCACGGTGACCGCCGACTTCGCGGCCCACGCGGCCGGGCtgggcgccggcgccggcgccggcttCGCGGCCGCTACTTACAAACACAATACAAACATTACGAAAATATTACACGGATTTATGACGAGAAACCAAAGACGCATAAATAATCAcacaggccaatcagaaaaagatcattttccatcatgacccgaccggggatagaACTCGGGACCTGtctgttcagaggcaagcactttaccactgcgccaccgaggttgtcaattatatatatatatgattagaagcggtggtggtgtaatgattaagatcGAAACCTATGGattgaaaggtctcaggttcgaatcctactctcaccacatgagtttgtataccaatctgactcatgtatagtagttatcatcgaccaccacttgcttccggtgaaggaaaacatcgtgagcgaacctgcacactggttgattattaacttgtgtgtgaaatggagaaggcaatggcaaaccactccattaataatgccaagaaagttgttgcgtgtgtttaattccacgtaatgaccacgaccctcagccatgaggaatacgactatgaatagtgttaaataataatataacttgtgtgaaaaaaaggtatatatatatataccaataGTGTTGGGATGAGCGCCGTTCTGCTGGGAGTTGATCTGTTGCGACGACGACAGCCGCGTCATGCTCTTGTGGAGGCCCCCCACTGACCCACCTACACACACGACAGTCACATGTTACTAATGGATGGATGGACACTGTACACCAAGTATATGTCCCATAAGGGCAGATACAATTagcacaaaaacaaaaactctGCAAGTAATCCCAactagtttgtttgttactaatCTTCTTGTATAagagtatggaaaaggacatagggtacctttcatcccggaaaaaagtATTCTTTCCGTAGGATTCGCGAAAAACTtgtattctattataggtggcgctaaatATTTGCAACAAAACTTTGCAACAAAGACAtcagatggcgctgtgtgtattttaaatgcgctatgaatattttatttcaactatcccaaacaaatattttaatacgaagaaaaaactgttcccgagggcatttaagcgggggaagccgcgggtaaacagctagtttCTTAAAAAAACTACACGACATACCAGCCACGTTGAGTCTAGTCATGCTTCTGTGCGAGTTGGGTCCGGGATGCAGCCGGCCCGTGGAGCGGGAGTCCCCCAGCTTGGCCCGCCGCGTGTACCCCGGCCCGCTGGGGACAGGGGCGGGGGCGGCGGCCGGGGCCGGGGCCGGGGCGGGGGAGGGGGAGGAGGCCGGGGCGCCCGTCAGCTTCACTATCGTCACGCCGCCCGGGGTCTGGTTTACTTCGCTGTGACAGTGAGACAATTCGTTTATTTGATTACAtaactatcaataaaattgcaaatcatcatcatcatttgtCTTACCTTGTCCCATCATCTGGGATCGGCACAAAATGTCTGTTCCCTCCACAATTCTCTATCTTTTGCTACATTTGGATCCACCcccaaataataaataaaatataattacaaataactgTGACAAATTTAATCCATTAATATCCAACTGAATAATCGGAAATCGCTTATTTGtacgtacctacattttaaacaattttgaattttaaaaaagtaacggCTGTAACTActaaatgtgaataaaatcaaaatcatttgttCAGACAATTTAAGTTTACAATTAttgtttactagctgcgccccagggcctcgctcccgtgagaatttcgtgataaaaagtactctccGTTCACataattttgcgtgaaagtgtaacgTGTGTATgttacacacaaactttcgcatttaaaatattattaggattaAATTAAAGACAAAACAATGATCGCAGCAGATAACAATGAGCTACCTGTGGTTGGGGCGCACGGCACTCAGCAGCCGCTCCGTGAAGAGCGCGGGGTAGGCGCAGCAGAGCGCCGTTGCGTCGCGACGCAGCGCCGCGTGCGCCGCGCGCTCGGCGCCGGGCAGCCGCTCCAGGATGAAGTTCAGCGCCTCCTGCGCGCGCTCCTAACCACACCGAGCGAAAACATATTCGCATTTAAAGTACCCAAAAAATCCTACATGTCACATTACAATGGCTATTTGTGTCCGAAACGCAGATTCTGGTTTAGTTCGAAAATGATCTGTGGCTGAACGGGACGAATTAATGTGATTTGTTTGATTGgctaaataaaagtatttagttattatttatgcaCGGATAGTTATTCTTTTGCACTCATATAGCATTCTCTGTAGCCATACGGATAATGCTATGTGGGGGCCAACGGTTTAATGTTAGATTAATGCTTTTATCATTAAAGGGTGAACTTTTGAGCATTCCGCGTCATTACCTTCTTTCAAAGATTAACAAAGACAACAATCTTTTGACTAtcctaatttatgaataatctGTGATAGAAgtagtgtaaaattttatcaatattagatttttataaaggTTCTTCTATTATCAAGGACGATAATGCCTTCTGTCAAAATGTTCGAAAATACACCGATTAAATGCACATTTTA
This region includes:
- the LOC128683878 gene encoding dual specificity protein phosphatase 19, with amino-acid sequence MSFLEKLKKQKQKLKETETVVTSVDGQRRVEKGDAKTISSLTPCHGFVVDTKPDNIPIEIVDHLFIGSQDCTDNSVLEANNIRHVLSLGINVDIDINHKFVECLDLPETDVTSILKECLPFVHDGVRKKENVLVHCNAGVSRTSLVAIAYLMHYHNMEFEDAHAVVKEKRPAIQPNAGFRKQLMNFKPGNIIK
- the melt gene encoding protein melted isoform X1, whose translation is MHELLKHVLNERDLTRAGDLFAIPDSDIVDDLNEVLKQILEISSRTDYVRNDRDQALIEICVTRVTSCIRETGTLDKYYGALISLLESCLHHNLMPLGHLRDDDPPHAKIASDIISCIVLVSFPVQGDKEDYGNKNVMELFLPVAVQFLHKGNREISRHMARYLSLAAVHHAMLLKPHVQTIMDSIMSGNYPLCRILTNLYEVCPEPLEGHAAALVSLLPHAEQVEKNSLFTLFEQIAVRRPEALKNCIPQLLSYLCPHTASQTDPGCMCIDILQLLVCVSRSQPALVSAHAPALQRAARAPHAGARAHTLVAAVLTQRGFTSRERAQEALNFILERLPGAERAAHAALRRDATALCCAYPALFTERLLSAVRPNHSEVNQTPGGVTIVKLTGAPASSPSPAPAPAPAAAPAPVPSGPGYTRRAKLGDSRSTGRLHPGPNSHRSMTRLNVAGGSVGGLHKSMTRLSSSQQINSQQNGAHPNTIVAAAKPAPAPAPSPAAWAAKSAVTVTTTRRHHRQNIVVAGNNTSTVPAAPGPALQTQAISVNPLPGKSSDALASSVSIQQSSLGHVTITAAPAPNSTNNNPVSISGPVTVTSRRANNTSVTMINSSNSNPNHRMSVFEPYPMRDTVQHFCEKHLDKIKAYMDNVSLRLPPPAKCTIEERRSKKQARLQFACGRRGPHCLYARAAFSLRTRAPRVWIHLMFLALQARHDAALSSRDPSVASLKHCWDILKCENKTFLTLVTSAFPGVKEQEMLLNELRSAGFFDVFELNSDTATLPPTQATWGCFLCNHPERAVGFLAGGAPVIEGQLKEKKGRWRLFRRWRTRYFTLSGAHLSCKSGSESIDISQIRSVKVSRGARNIPKAFEIFTGDQTLILKPTDGKDAEQWAQCLSIAAAHSHARDAPAKANSLPARGQTLKGF
- the melt gene encoding protein melted isoform X2; the protein is MHELLKHVLNERDLTRAGDLFAIPDSDIVDDLNEVLKQILEISSRTDYVRNDRDQALIEICVTRVTSCIRETGTLDKYYGALISLLESCLHHNLMPLGHLRDDDPPHAKIASDIISCIVLVSFPVQGDKEDYGNKNVMELFLPVAVQFLHKGNREISRHMARYLSLAAVHHAMLLKPHVQTIMDSIMSGNYPLCRILTNLYEVCPEPLEGHAAALVSLLPHAEQVEKNSLFTLFEQIAVRRPEALKNCIPQLLSYLCPHTASQTDPGCMCIDILQLLVCVSRSQPALVSAHAPALQRAARAPHAGARAHTLVAAVLTQRGFTSRERAQEALNFILERLPGAERAAHAALRRDATALCCAYPALFTERLLSAVRPNHSEVNQTPGGVTIVKLTGAPASSPSPAPAPAPAAAPAPVPSGPGYTRRAKLGDSRSTGRLHPGPNSHRSMTRLNVAGGSVGGLHKSMTRLSSSQQINSQQNGAHPNTIAAAKPAPAPAPSPAAWAAKSAVTVTTTRRHHRQNIVVAGNNTSTVPAAPGPALQTQAISVNPLPGKSSDALASSVSIQQSSLGHVTITAAPAPNSTNNNPVSISGPVTVTSRRANNTSVTMINSSNSNPNHRMSVFEPYPMRDTVQHFCEKHLDKIKAYMDNVSLRLPPPAKCTIEERRSKKQARLQFACGRRGPHCLYARAAFSLRTRAPRVWIHLMFLALQARHDAALSSRDPSVASLKHCWDILKCENKTFLTLVTSAFPGVKEQEMLLNELRSAGFFDVFELNSDTATLPPTQATWGCFLCNHPERAVGFLAGGAPVIEGQLKEKKGRWRLFRRWRTRYFTLSGAHLSCKSGSESIDISQIRSVKVSRGARNIPKAFEIFTGDQTLILKPTDGKDAEQWAQCLSIAAAHSHARDAPAKANSLPARGQTLKGF